One window of the Podospora pseudocomata strain CBS 415.72m chromosome 7, whole genome shotgun sequence genome contains the following:
- a CDS encoding hypothetical protein (COG:O; EggNog:ENOG503P4DX), translated as MADQDLLLFARESASRSDDLYALLSLDATATDQDVRRAFRKKALTAHPDKAGDNYDPALYERLERTRDVLLNPEAKEVYNNGMKAVLEKKRQREQMGAKRRQLVEELERREEEAKRQKTDGEGDGGRDKVRDMAARGRRKMEELRRKREEAEERERAVREREEAEQQQQKQEEKVEEKDYDGEIAELERKLAEKQRLKAEKKKAKRKEETKNEDQATSSSLPSDTIRKEKDMADRGDKVSAATTTTTTTNANSDAGATGQPGNKFASTMARLRAAQAKKDEEKRRREEEEAKAAAAS; from the coding sequence atggCAGACcaagacctcctcctcttcgcccgCGAATCCGCCTCCCGGTCCGACGACCTCtacgccctcctctccctcgacgCCACAGCCACCGACCAGGACGTCCGCCGTGCCTTTCGCAAAAAAGCCCTAACCGCGCACCCCGACAAGGCGGGCGACAACTACGACCCCGCGTTGTACGAGCGGCTGGAGCGCACGAGGGAtgtcctcctcaaccctGAGGCTAAAGAAGTCTACAACAATGGGATGAAAGCCGTTCTTGAAAAGAAACGACAGAGGGAGCAGATGGGCgcgaagaggaggcagttggttgaggagctggagcgtagggaggaggaggcgaaacGGCAGAAGacggatggagagggggatggcgggAGGGACAAGGTTAGGGATATGGCTGCGcgggggaggcggaagatggaggagttgagacggaagagggaggaggccgaggagcgggagagggctgtaagggagagggaagaggcggaacaacaacagcaaaagcaggaggagaaggtggaggaaaaGGATTATGATGGGGAGATTGCCGAGCTGGAGAGGAAACTGGCCGAGAAGCAGAGGTTaaaggcggagaagaaaaaggccaagaggaaggaggagaccaagaATGAGGACCaggcaacatcatcatcactcccTTCTGACACCAtcaggaaagaaaaggatATGGCTGACCGTGGTGACAAGGTCTCGGctgcgacgacgacgacaaccacgACAAATGCGAATAGTGATGCTGGGGCGACGGGGCAGCCGGGGAACAAGTTTGCTTCTACTATGGCGAGACTGAGGGCTGCAcaggcgaagaaggatgaggagaagagaaggagagaggaggaggaggcgaaggcAGCCGCTGCTTCGTAG
- the CAF17 gene encoding ccr4 associated factor (EggNog:ENOG503NVKT; BUSCO:EOG092620V3; COG:K) has product MQPVVRRRIAIAAGSLPSTTTTARVFSSSSRPSYSPPPLSRPKQTPLSLPRQHRPFSTSPLLRQEATSETTPVDNGLPHSGISPLPSRSLISLSGPDAAKFLRGIITNELPTTPSTLTYAAFLSAQGRILNDVFIYLDPRSTSSPPDSFLIEVSTLEAATLVKHLKRYKLRSKCAIALLPQEEASVIAVWGSPDSIPAQGESLRYCPDPRVPSWQRGLVLGGGSGLEGVEMQSEEVYTLLRYANGVAEGQEEIVRDGGLPHESNLDLLGGVDFRKGCYVGQELTIRTEHRGVVRKRILPAMLYPSSASSPPTSLRYEEGDLAGRIQAGSNVTRVGARGRPAGKWLGGRGNLGLVLGRLEMMTDLKLPGEAAVGTGMGFKEGDEFEVEVKGEEGEKVRVKAFVPGWLREKLEEKMEKKGKRH; this is encoded by the coding sequence ATGCAGCCTGTCGTAAGAAGGAGGATAGCAATCGCTGCCGGTAGCCTGCcgagcaccaccaccactgcaaGGGttttttcatcatcatcccggCCAAGttactcaccaccaccactatcACGACCAAAACAAACACCCCTTTCTCTACCCCGGCAACAccgccccttttccacctctcccctcctccgtcaagAAGCCACCTCCGAAACAACACCGGTAGACAATGGCCTCCCCCACTCAggcatctcccccctcccctccagaTCATTAATCTCCCTCTCCGGCCCAGACGCCGCCAAGTTCTTAAGAGgaatcatcaccaacgagctccccaccaccccctcaaccctaACCTACGCCGCGTTTTTGTCTGCTCAAGGCAGGATCCTAAACGACGTCTTCATCTACCTCGACCCGaggtcaacctcctcaccaccagatAGCTTCCTCATCGAGGTCTCCACCCTCGAAGCAGCAACGCTAGTCAAGCATCTGAAGCGGTATAAACTCCGCTCTAAATGCGCCATCGCCCTTCTCCCGCAGGAAGAGGCGAGCGTGATTGCTGTTTGGGGGAGTCCGGATTCTATCCCGGCTCAAGGTGAGAGTTTACGCTACTGCCCCGACCCGAGGGTTCCATCCTGGCAAAGGGGTTtagttttggggggtgggagtggattggaaggggttgagaTGCAATCGGAGGAGGTCTACACTCTGTTGCGGTACGCGAATGGTGTGGCggaggggcaggaggagattgtgagggatgggggtttgCCTCACGAGTCGAATCTGGatttgttggggggggttgattttAGGAAGGGGTGCTATGTTGGGCAGGAGTTGACTATTAGGACGGAGCataggggggtggtgaggaagaggatttTGCCTGCCATGCTCTACCCTTCCTCTGCGTCCTCCCCACCGACATCACTGCGGTATGAAGAGGGGGATCTTGCGGGGAGGATTCAGGCGGGGAGTAATGTTACGAGAGTGGGCGCGAGGGGGAGACCAGCGGGGAAgtggcttggggggagggggaatttggggttggtgttggggaggttggagatgatgactGATTTGAAGCTGCCGGgcgaggcggcggtggggacggggatggggtttaaggagggggatgagtttgaggttgaggttaagggggaggaaggggagaaggtgagggttAAGGCTTTTGTGccggggtggttgagggagaagttggaggagaagatggagaagaaggggaagagacattga